Proteins found in one Brachyspira murdochii DSM 12563 genomic segment:
- the leuS gene encoding leucine--tRNA ligase, with product MEYNFTTIEKKWQKFWKDNNSFKTVSKPTDKKYYVLEMFPYPSGKMHMGHVSNYTIADSIARYYRLLGYDILHPMGWDAFGMPAENAAIEHKTHPAEWTLKNIANMKEQLNLLGYSYDWDREVTTCLPDYYKWGQWFILKMYEKGLLYRKGGDVNWCDHCNTVLANEQVTPEGTCWRCDGEVTKKKLEQWYIKVTDYAEQLDADLKLLEGYWPDNVIAMQKNWIGRSVGAYVNFTLDDGKDFPIFTTRPDTIYGVTYMAIAWNYDGLLDMCTAEQKNAVEEFIKKSAKIDQKTDYEKEGVFTGRYVINPFNKEKAPLYAANFVLAEYGSGAVMAVPAHDQRDFEFAKKYNIPVKVVIQNADNSLKAENMTEAYTEDGVVVNSDILNGLSTRDAIKKAISYASEKGFGSEKVQYKLRDWLISRQRYWGNPLPFVHCEKCGIVPVPESELPITLPMDIEFTVGDNPLKKSESFVNTTCPKCGGKAKRETDTMDTFTCSSWYYARYTDAHNDKMPFDPAIANAWLGVDQYIGGIEHACMHLLYSRFWYKFMRDIGLIKGDEPFNRLLTQGMVLANSYESRELKKFYTQEEMNNKAYEKDGIKKEDIIVKMEKMSKSKANGIDPTEIIELFGADAVRIFVMFAAPPEKDKEWSDEGVKGSARFLNRIWNLFLKYKDEEAFKNNKSFDYNNLSKEAKNLYKKYHKTIKKVTIDIKDRFHFNTAIAALMELLNDMSSIKLNGDDEYAMFKEVIRGYLILLNPIAPHITEELYQILNFGKMILEESWVEHNEEYCKDDVFELVFQVNGKIRDRVEADINISEDDAKTQALSSEKVKQFTDGKNIVKVVYVKGKLVNIVVK from the coding sequence ATGGAATATAATTTTACTACCATTGAAAAGAAATGGCAGAAATTCTGGAAAGATAATAATTCTTTTAAAACAGTATCTAAACCTACAGACAAAAAATACTATGTACTGGAAATGTTTCCTTATCCGTCTGGTAAAATGCATATGGGGCATGTTTCTAACTATACTATAGCTGACTCTATAGCTAGATACTATAGGCTTTTAGGATATGATATCTTGCATCCTATGGGTTGGGACGCTTTTGGTATGCCTGCAGAAAATGCTGCTATAGAACATAAAACTCACCCAGCAGAATGGACTTTAAAAAATATTGCTAACATGAAAGAGCAGTTAAACTTACTTGGATACTCTTATGATTGGGACAGAGAAGTTACTACTTGTCTACCTGACTATTATAAATGGGGACAATGGTTTATATTAAAAATGTATGAGAAAGGTCTTCTATACAGAAAAGGCGGAGACGTTAACTGGTGCGATCATTGTAATACAGTTCTTGCTAATGAGCAGGTTACTCCTGAAGGAACTTGCTGGAGATGCGACGGAGAAGTTACTAAAAAGAAATTAGAACAATGGTATATAAAAGTTACCGATTATGCTGAACAATTAGACGCAGATTTAAAATTACTTGAAGGATACTGGCCTGATAATGTTATAGCTATGCAGAAAAACTGGATAGGAAGAAGTGTTGGTGCTTATGTTAATTTTACTTTAGATGACGGAAAGGATTTTCCTATATTTACAACCCGTCCGGATACTATTTACGGTGTTACTTACATGGCTATAGCTTGGAATTATGACGGACTTTTAGATATGTGTACAGCTGAGCAAAAAAATGCTGTAGAAGAGTTCATAAAAAAATCTGCTAAAATAGATCAAAAAACTGATTATGAGAAAGAGGGGGTATTCACTGGAAGATATGTTATTAATCCTTTCAATAAAGAAAAAGCTCCTTTATACGCTGCTAATTTCGTTTTGGCTGAATACGGAAGCGGTGCTGTAATGGCTGTTCCTGCTCATGACCAAAGAGACTTTGAATTTGCTAAAAAATATAATATACCTGTAAAAGTGGTTATACAGAATGCTGATAATTCTTTGAAAGCCGAAAACATGACTGAAGCATATACTGAAGACGGAGTTGTTGTTAATTCGGATATTTTAAACGGACTTTCTACAAGAGATGCTATTAAAAAAGCAATTAGCTATGCATCAGAAAAAGGTTTCGGCAGCGAGAAAGTACAATACAAACTTAGAGATTGGCTTATATCAAGACAAAGATATTGGGGTAATCCTCTTCCTTTTGTACATTGTGAGAAATGCGGAATTGTTCCTGTGCCTGAAAGCGAACTTCCTATAACTCTTCCTATGGATATTGAGTTTACAGTTGGAGATAACCCTCTTAAAAAATCTGAGTCATTCGTTAATACGACTTGTCCTAAATGCGGAGGAAAGGCAAAAAGAGAAACTGACACTATGGATACATTTACATGCAGTTCTTGGTATTATGCAAGATATACTGATGCTCATAATGATAAAATGCCTTTTGACCCAGCTATTGCCAATGCTTGGCTTGGAGTTGACCAGTATATAGGAGGTATTGAGCATGCTTGTATGCACCTTTTATATTCAAGATTCTGGTACAAGTTTATGAGAGATATCGGACTTATCAAAGGAGATGAGCCTTTTAATAGACTTCTTACTCAAGGTATGGTTTTAGCAAACAGCTATGAATCAAGAGAGCTAAAAAAATTCTATACTCAGGAAGAGATGAATAATAAAGCATATGAAAAAGACGGTATAAAAAAAGAAGATATAATAGTAAAAATGGAAAAGATGTCTAAATCAAAAGCGAATGGTATTGATCCTACTGAGATTATAGAGCTTTTTGGGGCTGATGCCGTTAGAATATTTGTTATGTTTGCTGCTCCGCCAGAAAAAGATAAAGAATGGTCTGATGAGGGTGTTAAAGGTTCTGCAAGATTTTTAAACAGAATTTGGAACTTATTTCTAAAATACAAAGATGAAGAGGCATTCAAAAATAATAAATCATTTGATTATAATAACTTATCAAAAGAAGCTAAAAATCTTTATAAAAAATATCATAAAACTATAAAAAAAGTTACAATAGATATCAAAGACAGATTCCATTTTAACACTGCAATTGCTGCTTTGATGGAGCTTTTAAATGATATGTCATCAATAAAATTAAATGGTGATGATGAATATGCTATGTTTAAAGAGGTTATAAGAGGATATTTAATACTTCTTAATCCTATAGCTCCTCATATAACAGAAGAGCTTTATCAGATATTAAACTTTGGTAAGATGATACTTGAAGAAAGCTGGGTTGAACATAATGAAGAGTACTGCAAAGATGATGTATTTGAATTAGTATTTCAAGTAAATGGTAAAATAAGGGACAGAGTAGAAGCTGATATTAATATAAGCGAAGATGATGCTAAAACTCAGGCACTATCAAGCGAAAAAGTAAAACAGTTTACAGACGGCAAAAACATTGTTAAAGTAGTTTATGTTAAAGGTAAGCTTGTAAACATAGTTGTAAAATAA
- the sdaAB gene encoding L-serine ammonia-lyase, iron-sulfur-dependent subunit beta, with protein sequence MATLFDIIGPVMIGPSSSHTAGACRIGKLAKKILGEDVKEAKIYLHGSFALTWKGHGTDKAILAGLLGFETDDPRLRDSYNLAEKANLKYEFIPTTLRDAFHPNSVYIEAKGESNEINILASSIGGGLIVLDKVNGIEVHYKGDFPTIAIVNKDIPGIIAQVTSIIFENDINIENMNVTPQFEGPNKGYAIIVIGMTDVISKEIEEKIRSIKNIRDFVFLDKLY encoded by the coding sequence ATGGCTACATTATTTGATATAATAGGTCCTGTGATGATAGGTCCTTCAAGTTCGCATACCGCTGGAGCTTGCCGTATAGGAAAACTTGCCAAAAAAATTTTGGGTGAGGACGTAAAAGAAGCAAAAATTTATCTTCATGGTTCTTTTGCTTTAACTTGGAAAGGTCATGGTACGGATAAGGCTATTTTGGCTGGGCTTTTAGGATTTGAAACAGATGATCCTAGACTTAGAGATAGTTACAATCTTGCTGAGAAGGCTAATCTCAAATATGAATTTATACCTACAACTTTAAGAGATGCTTTTCACCCTAACAGTGTTTATATTGAAGCTAAAGGGGAAAGTAATGAGATTAATATTTTAGCTTCATCTATTGGAGGAGGTTTGATAGTATTAGATAAGGTAAATGGTATAGAGGTTCATTATAAGGGTGATTTTCCTACTATTGCTATAGTTAACAAAGATATACCTGGTATTATTGCTCAAGTTACTTCTATTATATTTGAAAATGATATTAATATTGAAAATATGAATGTAACACCGCAGTTTGAAGGTCCTAATAAGGGATATGCTATTATTGTTATAGGTATGACTGATGTTATATCTAAAGAGATAGAAGAAAAAATAAGAAGTATAAAAAATATAAGGGATTTTGTATTTTTGGATAAATTGTATTAA
- a CDS encoding tetratricopeptide repeat protein — MKRIFLIFNILVLSTLYVYAQGQSLNVPNRTADTVRTATIDTNMYSSLFNGKLEPAWVYIGEAKRAIYNGDIPYALYIMNKTVMYYPDSADAHYFLGLIYEKEGGNPAEQGGAASYRLAIEEYRKAINLATNLTIPAYKLDAYFSLLYIYEKLIDENNYANIEKEIIAMAENTYIAKEKGRIYFRLAEHYGNRNRGTAVIDYYRQSYLNGYRQKLSLFRMSLIYRRMRNYVQEKETLTLASKYSFDNVEPSNFEVEKAIVQRLEALKNVRIPKKLN; from the coding sequence ATGAAACGTATATTTTTAATATTTAATATATTGGTACTTAGCACTTTATATGTATATGCACAAGGTCAGTCGCTTAATGTTCCAAACAGAACAGCTGATACAGTTAGAACTGCTACAATAGATACAAATATGTATAGTTCATTATTTAACGGAAAATTGGAGCCTGCTTGGGTATATATAGGCGAGGCTAAAAGAGCGATATATAACGGTGATATTCCTTATGCTTTATACATTATGAATAAAACTGTAATGTATTATCCTGACAGTGCTGATGCTCATTATTTTTTGGGCTTAATATATGAAAAAGAAGGCGGTAATCCTGCAGAGCAAGGCGGTGCTGCTTCTTACCGCTTGGCTATAGAAGAGTACAGAAAGGCCATTAATTTAGCTACTAATCTTACAATACCTGCTTACAAATTGGACGCTTATTTCAGTCTTCTTTATATTTATGAAAAGTTAATCGATGAAAATAATTATGCCAATATAGAAAAAGAAATTATTGCTATGGCTGAAAATACTTATATAGCGAAAGAAAAAGGAAGAATATATTTCAGATTAGCAGAGCATTACGGCAATAGAAACAGAGGTACAGCTGTAATTGATTATTACAGACAGTCTTACCTTAATGGATACAGACAAAAATTATCTCTTTTTAGAATGTCTTTAATTTACAGAAGAATGCGTAATTATGTTCAGGAAAAAGAGACTTTGACTCTTGCAAGCAAATATAGTTTTGATAATGTAGAACCTAGTAATTTTGAAGTAGAAAAAGCCATAGTTCAAAGATTAGAGGCTTTGAAGAATGTCAGAATACCTAAAAAATTGAATTAA
- a CDS encoding DUF3226 domain-containing protein, with amino-acid sequence MKYHYNYINNNIKIEINGGKDFNENKVINIKKYIDDNYRLIVIFDADNDIKSSMNNIKINLKNYIADDDIFLFPNNKDNGNLENMLINIAVRKEIMNCFDNYIRCIEKLDNTNIPVNKAKIYAYLESIKGYNQKEIKDDKRNYTNNEIWNISDNYISPLKNFFDKYLLSKNLNI; translated from the coding sequence ATTAAATATCATTATAATTATATAAATAACAATATAAAAATAGAAATAAATGGCGGTAAAGATTTTAATGAAAATAAAGTTATTAATATAAAAAAATACATTGATGATAATTATAGATTAATTGTTATATTTGATGCTGATAATGATATAAAAAGTTCTATGAATAATATAAAAATTAACCTAAAAAATTATATTGCTGATGATGATATATTTTTATTTCCAAATAATAAAGATAACGGAAATTTAGAAAATATGCTTATTAATATTGCTGTAAGAAAAGAAATAATGAATTGTTTTGATAATTATATAAGATGCATAGAAAAATTGGATAATACTAATATACCAGTAAACAAAGCAAAAATATATGCTTATTTAGAATCAATAAAAGGATATAATCAAAAAGAAATTAAAGATGATAAAAGAAATTATACAAATAATGAAATTTGGAACATATCTGATAATTATATAAGCCCATTAAAAAATTTTTTTGATAAATACTTATTAAGTAAAAATTTAAATATATAA
- the hisA gene encoding 1-(5-phosphoribosyl)-5-[(5-phosphoribosylamino)methylideneamino]imidazole-4-carboxamide isomerase gives MYILPAIDLKNGEVVRLVEGDYNNKTTYFKDPLEVLDFFVESGSEYLHVVDLDGASDGETINFKTIEKIIKRCSLFVEVGGGIRNEDTIKRYLDIGVKRTILGTAAVENIDFTESMINKYKDNIAVSIDSRDRMIAVKGWKEIKRHDSVEFCIKLDKMGIDTIIYTDISKDGKLSGTNLEIYKELREKLYCNIIASGGVTFEEEIIKLRDMNINGAIVGKAIYEGKMDLKNIINISKK, from the coding sequence ATGTATATACTGCCAGCAATAGACTTGAAAAACGGAGAAGTAGTAAGACTTGTTGAGGGAGATTATAATAATAAAACAACTTATTTTAAAGACCCTTTGGAAGTGCTGGATTTTTTTGTAGAAAGCGGAAGTGAGTATCTGCATGTTGTTGATTTGGACGGTGCTAGCGATGGAGAGACAATTAATTTTAAAACAATAGAAAAAATAATAAAAAGATGCAGTTTATTTGTAGAAGTAGGCGGCGGTATAAGAAATGAGGATACTATAAAAAGGTATTTAGATATAGGTGTAAAAAGAACTATACTAGGTACTGCTGCTGTTGAAAATATAGATTTTACAGAAAGTATGATTAATAAATATAAAGATAATATAGCAGTTTCTATAGATTCAAGAGACAGAATGATAGCAGTAAAAGGCTGGAAAGAGATTAAGAGACATGATTCTGTAGAGTTTTGTATTAAGCTTGATAAAATGGGTATTGATACTATCATATATACAGATATTTCAAAAGACGGAAAACTTTCTGGTACTAATTTAGAAATATATAAAGAGTTAAGAGAAAAACTTTACTGTAATATTATAGCTTCAGGAGGAGTTACTTTTGAGGAGGAGATTATAAAATTGAGAGATATGAATATTAATGGTGCTATAGTAGGCAAGGCTATATATGAGGGGAAAATGGATTTAAAAAATATAATTAATATTTCAAAAAAATAA
- the sdaAA gene encoding L-serine ammonia-lyase, iron-sulfur-dependent, subunit alpha — MDIKSIESLVAMANEQNKKISDIVIDIEAKAQKTDRQSIIDKMTSYYDIMKESVENGKRDKFNFVTGLQNECVDIVEKFYKAKKSILGETVGEVVTAAMAVSGYNACMGKIIAAPTAGSCGIMPAVLTVCENRGYKKEDIVKSMFTAAGLADIIAQIATFAGAGGGCMAECGSAAAMASSACAEIMGGTPEECAHAFALSLSAVLGLICDPVAGFVEVPCMGKNVMSAVHAIVSAELACAGFKSVIPPDEVVLAMKEVGDGMDERFKETAKGGLANTPTGRAIAEKLLGRINK, encoded by the coding sequence ATGGATATAAAATCTATAGAATCATTGGTAGCTATGGCTAATGAACAAAATAAAAAAATAAGCGATATAGTAATAGATATAGAAGCTAAAGCCCAGAAAACGGACAGGCAGTCAATAATAGATAAGATGACTAGTTATTATGATATAATGAAAGAGTCTGTTGAAAATGGGAAAAGAGATAAATTTAATTTTGTAACAGGTTTGCAAAATGAATGTGTTGATATAGTAGAGAAATTTTATAAAGCTAAAAAAAGTATATTAGGAGAGACTGTAGGTGAGGTAGTAACTGCTGCAATGGCTGTTAGCGGCTATAATGCTTGCATGGGTAAAATTATAGCAGCCCCTACTGCAGGAAGCTGCGGAATAATGCCTGCGGTACTTACAGTATGTGAAAATAGAGGATACAAAAAAGAGGATATCGTAAAATCAATGTTTACTGCAGCTGGTCTTGCTGATATTATAGCACAGATTGCTACATTTGCAGGTGCTGGCGGCGGCTGTATGGCTGAATGCGGAAGTGCTGCTGCTATGGCTTCATCTGCTTGTGCTGAGATTATGGGCGGAACTCCTGAAGAATGTGCTCATGCTTTTGCTTTATCATTATCGGCTGTGCTTGGTCTTATATGCGATCCTGTGGCAGGATTTGTTGAGGTGCCTTGTATGGGTAAGAATGTTATGTCTGCTGTTCATGCTATTGTATCAGCTGAGCTTGCTTGTGCAGGATTTAAGAGTGTTATACCTCCTGATGAAGTTGTGCTTGCAATGAAAGAGGTTGGTGATGGTATGGACGAAAGATTTAAAGAAACTGCTAAGGGAGGACTTGCCAATACTCCTACTGGGCGTGCTATTGCTGAAAAACTTTTGGGAAGAATAAATAAATAA
- a CDS encoding bactofilin family protein, with translation MAKRDMINSVIGDGSSFKGTFIVKGSFQIDGKFEGELKIDGHLVIGPNGKVKTSTIITESITIAGTLIGNIDARREVILIETGRVLGNIEAPKIDVGEGAVIQGEMTITGGQKKDISKVVEESFTGVKIEDNSFDTSNTSSVNLESNNTSAAENNSFNSNSQNSSSIF, from the coding sequence ATGGCAAAAAGAGATATGATAAACAGCGTTATAGGAGACGGCTCATCATTTAAAGGCACTTTTATTGTTAAAGGTTCTTTTCAAATAGACGGCAAATTTGAAGGTGAATTGAAAATAGACGGTCATTTAGTTATAGGTCCTAACGGTAAAGTAAAAACAAGTACAATTATTACAGAAAGTATTACAATAGCAGGCACTTTGATTGGAAATATTGATGCCAGAAGAGAGGTAATATTAATAGAAACAGGAAGAGTTTTAGGAAATATAGAAGCTCCTAAAATAGATGTAGGCGAAGGTGCTGTTATACAGGGTGAAATGACTATTACAGGCGGTCAGAAAAAAGATATTTCAAAAGTTGTTGAAGAATCGTTTACCGGAGTAAAAATAGAGGATAACTCTTTTGATACTAGTAATACTTCATCTGTTAATTTAGAAAGTAATAATACATCAGCTGCAGAGAATAATAGCTTTAACAGCAATTCTCAAAACAGCAGCAGTATTTTTTGA
- the map gene encoding type I methionyl aminopeptidase: MAIKIKTPAEINLMRESGHILANVFKEVEKIVQPGISTKEIDKFVYDYIRKHNAKPSFKGYGNPPFPGSICSSINNEVIHGIPSKKKILKDGDIIGLDIGVYYKGYHSDRAFTFKVGNVSEEASRLIDKTMESFFNGVKQIRNGIHLGDVSYAIQKTAEDAGYSLVREFQGHGVGANLHEEPAVPNRGKQGTGPILKTNMVIAIEPMVNMGHHAILIEDDDWTIITRDGSLSAHYEHTVAVKEDGVEILTALEDDEIVKKYMNS; this comes from the coding sequence ATGGCTATAAAAATAAAAACTCCAGCTGAAATTAATTTAATGCGTGAAAGCGGTCATATATTAGCTAATGTATTTAAAGAAGTGGAAAAGATTGTTCAGCCGGGTATTTCAACAAAAGAGATAGATAAGTTTGTGTATGATTATATAAGAAAGCATAATGCCAAACCTTCATTTAAAGGTTATGGTAATCCTCCTTTCCCCGGTTCTATATGTTCTTCTATTAATAATGAAGTAATACATGGAATACCGAGCAAAAAGAAAATATTAAAAGACGGCGACATAATAGGTCTTGATATAGGCGTATATTATAAAGGCTATCATTCAGACAGAGCATTTACTTTTAAAGTAGGAAATGTATCTGAAGAGGCTTCAAGGCTTATTGATAAAACTATGGAGTCATTTTTTAATGGTGTTAAACAAATTAGAAATGGTATTCATTTGGGTGATGTTTCTTATGCCATACAAAAAACGGCAGAAGATGCAGGTTATTCTTTAGTAAGAGAGTTTCAAGGTCATGGAGTAGGTGCTAATTTGCATGAAGAGCCTGCTGTACCTAATAGAGGAAAGCAGGGTACTGGACCTATACTTAAAACTAATATGGTTATAGCAATAGAACCTATGGTTAATATGGGACATCATGCTATACTTATAGAAGACGATGATTGGACTATTATCACTAGAGACGGCTCATTATCCGCACATTATGAACATACAGTAGCTGTAAAAGAAGATGGGGTAGAAATACTCACAGCTTTGGAAGATGATGAAATAGTAAAAAAGTATATGAATAGTTAA
- a CDS encoding FkbM family methyltransferase, with translation MKDIMELLEKCRNTVKNKFTIEEIEKIEESDNFIKAMIETNNFNIFYNMLNEDYSKMLFEKIVRYRYMLSFYRDVHMNFKKEVLFSFKYGVISVYDWIMKMISFLIFDRKYYPKEIGAFALFHIFKMNQYNVLDIFEAANDSIVFDVGAWKGDTAYFFSKRCNSNAKIYAFEPDKNAFCTLKSIREKYNLSNVILENILFSNKNETVDFISMTPNIPSVKMSAVTIDEFVKNNNIERIDYLKMDVEGAEMNILKGAVNTIKSLRPSLAIAIYHGGELFMEDFYKVPIFIKEITENYEYYIRTFAPWGGETVIFCKPRK, from the coding sequence ATGAAAGATATAATGGAATTATTAGAAAAGTGCAGAAATACAGTAAAAAATAAATTCACTATAGAAGAAATAGAAAAAATAGAAGAGAGCGATAATTTTATAAAAGCTATGATTGAAACTAATAATTTTAATATTTTTTATAATATGCTTAATGAAGATTATTCAAAAATGTTATTTGAGAAAATAGTAAGATACAGATATATGCTGTCATTTTACAGAGATGTTCATATGAATTTTAAGAAAGAAGTATTATTTAGTTTTAAATACGGAGTTATTTCTGTGTATGATTGGATTATGAAGATGATTTCTTTTTTAATTTTTGATAGGAAATATTATCCTAAAGAAATAGGAGCATTTGCCTTATTTCATATATTTAAGATGAATCAATATAATGTTTTGGATATTTTTGAAGCTGCTAATGATAGTATTGTATTTGATGTAGGGGCTTGGAAGGGGGATACTGCTTATTTCTTTTCTAAAAGATGTAATAGTAATGCTAAAATATACGCTTTTGAGCCGGATAAAAATGCTTTTTGTACTTTAAAATCGATAAGAGAAAAATATAATTTGAGTAATGTTATACTTGAAAATATTCTTTTTTCTAATAAAAATGAGACAGTTGATTTTATATCTATGACTCCCAATATCCCTTCTGTTAAGATGAGTGCTGTTACAATAGATGAATTTGTAAAAAATAATAATATAGAAAGAATAGATTATTTAAAAATGGATGTTGAAGGTGCTGAGATGAATATACTTAAAGGGGCAGTGAATACAATTAAAAGTTTAAGACCTTCGCTTGCTATTGCAATTTATCATGGAGGTGAGCTTTTTATGGAAGATTTTTATAAGGTTCCAATATTTATAAAAGAGATAACAGAAAATTATGAATATTATATAAGAACATTTGCTCCTTGGGGCGGCGAGACAGTGATTTTTTGCAAACCTAGAAAATAG
- a CDS encoding tetratricopeptide repeat protein, whose translation MSIFNYFLKKHIDKSKLEKFRLKDYDKAINFYEEALKDNKDLKIDPNHIKSYNNRGMIKYDMGFFEDAIKDYDRAIELDNNYFEAYFNRANAEYSLKMYKEALKDYKKALELDTTNNTVIENIKNIEDELGLK comes from the coding sequence ATGTCAATCTTCAACTATTTTTTAAAAAAGCATATAGACAAATCTAAATTAGAAAAATTTCGTTTAAAAGATTATGATAAAGCTATAAACTTTTATGAAGAAGCTTTAAAAGATAATAAAGATTTGAAAATAGATCCAAATCATATTAAATCATATAATAATAGAGGAATGATTAAATATGATATGGGTTTTTTTGAAGATGCTATTAAAGATTATGATAGAGCAATAGAACTTGATAATAATTATTTTGAAGCTTACTTTAATAGAGCAAATGCTGAATATAGTTTAAAAATGTATAAAGAGGCATTAAAAGATTATAAAAAAGCTTTGGAGTTAGATACTACTAATAATACCGTCATAGAAAATATAAAAAACATTGAAGATGAATTAGGTTTGAAATAA
- a CDS encoding AAA family ATPase, whose product MIKDLYIENFRGFDKLKIDNIKKINFLVGKNNCGKTSILEALMLTLSESRIKIIENIKAINRFTDNKAEIRTLFHNFDYNNNINLHYTKYDNKSYNINISPIFKDEKIINDDNIELNYNIIIIDEHSNTIEEKKITIPNINNTIFMMNRKTENTDNKREAYIPNIIEYNLLVNYLIEILKNKNEEELLKMISFFNKDIKAINILKNDIYININGINELVLLNLMGDGLKKYLSIILPIITNKYNTILVDEMENGLHHKTIKHLLRSILNLSKNNDIQMFFTTHSYEVLKFLSEIVIDEFEDIKDTINVINIVNTETKGFQSYNYDTHCIKELLENDSDIRY is encoded by the coding sequence ATGATTAAAGATTTATATATAGAAAATTTCAGAGGTTTTGATAAATTAAAAATAGACAATATAAAAAAAATAAATTTTTTGGTAGGTAAAAATAACTGCGGTAAAACAAGTATACTTGAAGCCTTAATGCTCACTTTATCAGAATCCCGTATCAAGATAATTGAAAATATAAAAGCTATAAATAGATTCACAGATAATAAAGCTGAAATACGAACTCTATTCCATAATTTTGACTATAATAACAATATAAATTTACATTATACTAAATATGATAATAAAAGCTATAATATAAATATAAGCCCAATATTTAAAGATGAAAAAATAATTAATGATGATAATATTGAATTAAATTATAATATAATTATTATTGATGAACATTCTAATACCATAGAAGAAAAAAAAATAACAATACCTAACATTAATAATACTATATTTATGATGAACAGAAAAACTGAAAATACAGATAATAAAAGAGAAGCATATATACCTAATATAATAGAATATAATTTATTAGTTAACTATTTAATTGAAATATTAAAAAATAAAAATGAAGAAGAATTACTAAAAATGATTTCATTTTTCAATAAAGACATAAAAGCAATTAATATACTAAAAAATGATATATACATTAATATCAATGGTATAAATGAATTAGTATTATTAAATTTGATGGGTGATGGATTAAAAAAATATTTATCTATTATACTGCCTATAATAACAAATAAATATAATACCATTTTAGTTGATGAAATGGAAAATGGTTTGCATCATAAAACTATAAAGCATTTATTAAGAAGCATATTAAATCTAAGCAAAAATAATGATATACAAATGTTCTTTACAACACATAGCTATGAAGTATTAAAATTTTTATCTGAAATAGTTATTGATGAGTTTGAAGATATAAAAGATACTATAAATGTTATAAATATAGTGAATACAGAAACTAAAGGTTTTCAATCTTATAACTATGATACACATTGTATCAAAGAGCTGCTTGAAAATGATTCTGATATAAGGTACTGA